A section of the Prevotella melaninogenica genome encodes:
- a CDS encoding BamA/TamA family outer membrane protein has protein sequence MKRNNNHISSVSKKRVIKLFVFMAFLFMLAACSTTSAIPDGEYLYTGMESTKYSNYQSNQHFNDVKEELDLVLATKPNAAWLGSPSVRSPFPVGLWIWNAFSQDTTAFSRWLVRAFGSSPVLMSSTTPDLRVTVGENLLRKRGYFNGKISYEKLAQSNPKKMRLQYAVDMGRLWLLDSVQYTNFPPSADSLIRKNLDKAIIRKGDAFDVATLEQERKRITELFRNNGYYYYQNNDASYLADTTKAYGLASIRLQMADSVSEKALRKWTIGTININLQRQFIDSLTQQRRFRDVIVNYNGSHMPLRLRAIANDLKIWPGTVYNNELFEKSQQQLNSSGLFAATNFTFTPRDTTDTCNVLDMTINCVFDKPYDFYIEAYGKGKTSGRYGPEGIIGLTKRNAFRGGEKLNLRVHGSYEWSASTDDNGNDRLGLNNYEYGAEASLQFPRLVNPFITPPRKRWEREERKSAEAAEKGLVYIPKGPRTYYTTPSTTLKASVDVLNRSKYFKRHVVSGELTYQWQPNERNSYSFSPLTLTYEYMHNVTDRYLELIDSVPYLEVSLADQFIPKMMFQYTFMSPAHYKSPIKAWVTVSEASNILSAGYAAFGRRWSEKEKKLFKNPYAQFFKVDANLTKVWSIGEKSGIAAHVNLGTLWAYGNSRFAPYTEQFYVGGANSIRAFNARQIGPGRYRSTQRRRSYVEQTGDIKLQFNLEYRPHLMGSLYGAVFLDAGNVWTMHYDDGRPEGHFKIKNVLNEMALGTGVGLRYDIGYFMIRLDWGLGLHVPYETGKTGFYNISKFKDAQAFHLAIGLPF, from the coding sequence ATGAAAAGAAATAATAATCATATAAGTTCAGTAAGTAAAAAAAGAGTCATAAAACTATTCGTTTTTATGGCATTCTTATTCATGCTTGCAGCCTGTAGTACGACTTCAGCCATCCCTGATGGTGAATACTTATATACAGGTATGGAATCAACAAAATACAGTAATTACCAATCAAATCAGCATTTTAATGATGTGAAAGAAGAATTAGACTTAGTACTTGCAACTAAGCCTAACGCTGCTTGGTTGGGTAGTCCCAGTGTACGTTCTCCTTTCCCTGTCGGTTTATGGATATGGAATGCTTTTTCACAAGACACAACAGCATTCAGTCGTTGGTTAGTACGCGCGTTTGGTTCTTCACCAGTATTGATGAGTTCAACAACACCAGACTTACGTGTAACGGTGGGTGAGAATCTCTTACGTAAGCGCGGTTATTTCAATGGAAAGATAAGCTACGAGAAGCTTGCACAGAGTAATCCAAAGAAGATGCGCTTACAGTATGCTGTTGATATGGGACGTTTATGGCTGCTTGATAGCGTACAATATACTAACTTTCCGCCTTCAGCAGATAGTTTGATACGAAAGAATCTGGATAAAGCTATTATTCGCAAGGGTGATGCTTTTGATGTAGCAACACTTGAGCAAGAACGTAAGCGAATAACAGAGCTTTTCCGTAATAATGGTTACTATTATTATCAGAATAACGATGCAAGCTATCTTGCTGATACAACGAAGGCTTATGGTTTAGCATCTATTCGTTTGCAAATGGCTGATTCAGTAAGTGAAAAAGCTTTGAGGAAGTGGACTATTGGAACAATTAATATCAATTTACAGCGTCAGTTTATTGATTCTCTTACTCAGCAACGGCGTTTTCGTGATGTTATTGTAAATTATAATGGTTCGCACATGCCGCTTCGTCTACGTGCAATAGCTAATGACTTGAAGATATGGCCTGGTACTGTTTACAATAATGAATTGTTTGAAAAGAGCCAGCAGCAATTGAACAGTAGTGGACTATTCGCTGCTACAAACTTCACATTCACTCCTCGTGACACTACCGATACGTGTAATGTCTTGGACATGACAATTAATTGTGTCTTTGATAAGCCTTATGATTTTTATATTGAGGCTTATGGTAAGGGAAAGACCAGTGGAAGATATGGTCCAGAAGGCATCATTGGTCTAACGAAGCGTAATGCATTTCGTGGCGGTGAGAAACTTAACTTGCGCGTACATGGCTCTTACGAATGGTCTGCAAGTACTGATGATAATGGTAATGATCGACTTGGATTGAATAACTACGAGTATGGTGCTGAAGCAAGTCTACAGTTCCCACGTCTTGTTAATCCTTTCATTACACCACCACGAAAGCGTTGGGAACGAGAAGAGAGAAAGAGTGCTGAAGCTGCAGAGAAGGGACTTGTTTATATTCCAAAGGGTCCACGCACTTATTATACGACACCATCAACTACGCTTAAAGCTTCTGTAGATGTATTGAATCGTTCTAAGTATTTCAAACGCCACGTTGTATCTGGCGAGTTAACATACCAATGGCAACCAAACGAACGTAATAGTTATTCGTTCTCTCCGTTGACATTGACTTATGAGTATATGCATAACGTGACCGACCGTTATCTTGAATTGATAGATAGTGTTCCATATCTTGAAGTATCATTGGCAGACCAGTTCATACCAAAGATGATGTTCCAATATACCTTTATGAGTCCAGCTCATTATAAGAGTCCTATTAAGGCATGGGTAACTGTTAGTGAAGCATCTAATATCTTATCTGCAGGCTATGCGGCGTTCGGCAGACGTTGGAGTGAAAAAGAAAAGAAACTTTTCAAAAATCCATACGCACAATTTTTCAAAGTTGATGCCAATCTTACAAAAGTATGGAGCATAGGAGAGAAGAGTGGTATTGCTGCCCACGTCAATTTGGGTACGCTATGGGCTTATGGTAATAGTCGTTTTGCACCTTATACTGAACAATTCTATGTGGGTGGAGCTAATAGTATCCGTGCGTTTAATGCCCGACAAATAGGTCCAGGACGTTATCGCTCAACGCAGCGTCGACGTTCATACGTAGAGCAAACAGGTGATATTAAACTGCAATTCAATCTTGAATATCGTCCTCACCTTATGGGTTCACTCTACGGAGCAGTTTTCCTCGATGCTGGTAATGTTTGGACAATGCACTACGACGATGGTCGACCAGAAGGACATTTCAAGATAAAGAATGTATTAAATGAAATGGCACTCGGTACGGGAGTTGGTCTACGCTACGATATTGGCTATTTTATGATTCGTCTTGATTGGGGACTTGGATTACACGTACCTTATGAAACGGGTAAAACAGGCTTCTATAACATATCTAAATTTAAGGATGCACAAGCCTTCCACTTGGCAATTGGTTTGCCATTCTAA
- a CDS encoding translocation/assembly module TamB domain-containing protein: MNMKRSLKWLIAIVATPVILFLILVALLYCPPVQNWAVKRVAAYVSDKTGMEVSIERVNLSFPLDLQLDGLKMLRPNDSIPNKKDTVADVHRLVANVDLLPLLKSRVEVNELTFTKLKANTVNFIGDLRVRGDLQRLHIVSHAVNLVGDSIRVNKADIEGGWIDIALGDTVPDDPNKQKPLWRINIDKLNLTKTDFRLHMPGDTMSVRANFKRAMATGTELLLHDNIYKVANVDWQGGEFSYDQNYVRHASSGFDAAHINMQDINLGIDSFLYAAPKIRLRVRTANMNEKSGLIVKDFRGPFSMDSTSINLPDMYFRLPNTELSGRFMMDMNAFADKNPGQISTQLDGFLRLEDLRPFLTSVPKNIYQAIPNQRIIVKGQLEGNLRSAAFKQLRLAMPGYFDLTGTGWIADMMSGAGHLRSDLKLKGIANNLSFVSKLLPHDVRKTISFPRGVGINGDIHVRKTLYTGNIQLTQGGGRIRLNGAYNTATELYRLIADATAFPVQRFLPNMGLSAFSGSIKTQGRGTDILSPKSSTNLSLSIRSFKYGNYVLDGLNGDISKQGEQLSAHVKSTNRMLGGDFTYKGRVNAKLVDGHLRGWLRRVDLHAMGVMDQRYVVSTWADVDVRSDMKDNHHVSGPLRSFRLLKEGGKKSQLLAAGNFNVRADVGANSLETHVKGNLSEANLHAFGFIDKHYITSADADITLRSDMKKYYAVSGNVGNLLLSEQRKGERVPLAEGNFNLDATMRGEQIEGSINGVFPRVDLYQLGVVDKAMSSSFSANTSFAMSGKDDMNVRGLIGDLRVTDKDRTYAPGDVNIDLMSRRDTVHAVLNGGDFRLNTAFNSSVNQLTESGKRIYKAVREQLTNRRIDQAAILRQLPMGHFTLRSGRDNLFSNLLAQDGYAFSQADINLTSSPTKGLDGRINIDSLVYNDIHLDSIRADLTSIDGQLNYTLSVRNNPKNAYPYHGYLQGALYEHGLQTHATILDNKGKTGFDLAMQAAMKGRGIQLSIISPQSILGYKSFTVNDSNYIYIGHDRRLSANLRLEAADGTGMLVSTVDTDSTSLQNVTLSMNHFELGNLLKVLPFAPKLSGMLDGDYHLVQTDKELTISSDMTIKKLVYENSPMGDVGTQFVYMPKGDGSHYVDGIITQNGKEVGVLSGTYNSEGAGELDATLEMNRFPLNYVNGFVPDQIVGLDGVGEGTLTVKGPLKKLDINGEVYLDSSYLVSVPYGIKMRFADDPVQIRNSHIQFENFELFASNGSPLDISGYLDFSDLDKMKLDAQMRAKNFQIIDAKKNPRSEVYGKAFVDFSGRINGLLSNLQLTGKLDVLGSTDVTYVVRDGTLTTDDELKDLVQFTNFNDSTIDVIKRPDIMGFTMALSVDIDEQAHVFCALNADQSNYVDFVGGGNLLLNYDPTNGVQVRGRYTLSDGKMKYSLPVIPLRTFNIKDGSYLEFTGDPMKPTLKITATEEVRTSVSSGSGESRIVDFECGVSLSKQFPKPGVEFIITAPDDQEMQNILNIKSVEERSKLAVTMLASGMYFDGDNSASANTAMSGALAGFLQTQVNSITGKALNSMGLDLTANMESAADVNGNLHTDYTFKFSKRLWNNRLRIIMGGRVSTGSQFSEDNGAYFDNFSLEYRLNQKETKYLKLYYEREAYDWLEGNLSEFGAGFMWRRKLRHFKDIFRFKEDNSVVKPQTEKPKRDTLINFVNEKK; this comes from the coding sequence ATGAACATGAAAAGGAGCTTGAAATGGCTGATTGCTATTGTTGCAACACCAGTCATTCTGTTTCTTATCCTTGTTGCTTTACTATATTGTCCACCCGTTCAAAATTGGGCTGTAAAACGTGTGGCTGCCTATGTTTCTGATAAAACAGGAATGGAAGTAAGTATCGAACGGGTCAATCTTTCTTTTCCATTAGATCTTCAGTTGGATGGTCTGAAGATGCTTCGTCCGAATGATTCTATTCCTAATAAGAAAGATACGGTGGCAGACGTACATCGTTTAGTGGCAAATGTAGACTTATTGCCATTGCTTAAAAGTAGGGTAGAAGTAAATGAGCTGACATTTACAAAACTAAAAGCAAATACGGTTAACTTTATCGGTGACCTTCGTGTTCGTGGTGATTTGCAACGTTTGCATATTGTTAGCCATGCGGTTAATCTTGTTGGCGATTCTATTCGTGTAAACAAAGCAGATATTGAAGGCGGATGGATAGATATTGCATTGGGCGATACCGTACCCGATGATCCTAATAAACAGAAACCACTTTGGCGTATCAATATCGATAAACTTAATCTTACAAAAACAGATTTTCGTCTTCACATGCCTGGAGATACAATGAGCGTTCGTGCTAACTTCAAGAGAGCAATGGCTACGGGAACTGAACTTTTGCTACATGATAACATATACAAGGTTGCCAACGTAGACTGGCAAGGCGGTGAATTTAGTTATGACCAAAATTATGTGCGACATGCAAGTTCAGGCTTTGATGCAGCGCATATAAACATGCAGGATATTAATTTGGGTATAGATTCATTCCTATATGCTGCTCCTAAAATTCGTTTGCGTGTTCGTACTGCCAATATGAATGAAAAAAGTGGACTGATAGTAAAGGATTTCCGTGGACCATTCTCTATGGATTCTACAAGTATCAATCTTCCTGATATGTATTTCCGACTACCTAATACTGAGCTTTCAGGACGTTTTATGATGGATATGAATGCTTTTGCAGATAAGAATCCTGGACAGATATCTACTCAATTAGATGGATTTTTACGACTGGAAGACTTACGTCCATTCTTAACTTCTGTTCCAAAAAATATCTATCAAGCTATTCCTAATCAACGAATTATCGTAAAAGGACAACTGGAAGGAAATCTTCGTTCAGCTGCATTCAAACAGCTGCGTTTGGCTATGCCGGGTTACTTTGACCTTACAGGAACAGGTTGGATTGCTGACATGATGTCTGGTGCTGGTCATCTTCGTAGTGACTTAAAACTAAAAGGAATAGCCAATAATCTTAGTTTTGTATCCAAGCTACTGCCACACGATGTGCGTAAGACAATATCATTCCCACGTGGAGTAGGTATAAACGGAGATATTCATGTACGTAAAACGCTTTATACGGGTAATATACAGTTGACACAAGGTGGTGGTCGAATTCGTTTGAATGGTGCTTACAATACTGCTACAGAACTTTATCGTCTTATAGCAGATGCTACTGCTTTTCCAGTTCAGCGTTTCTTACCTAATATGGGATTGTCAGCCTTCTCGGGAAGTATAAAGACACAAGGTCGTGGAACTGATATCTTAAGTCCGAAATCATCAACAAATCTAAGTCTTAGTATTCGTAGTTTCAAATATGGCAACTATGTATTGGATGGCTTGAATGGTGATATATCAAAGCAAGGAGAGCAACTGTCTGCTCACGTGAAGAGTACAAATCGTATGTTAGGTGGCGACTTCACCTATAAAGGCAGAGTAAACGCTAAACTTGTAGATGGTCATCTTCGTGGTTGGCTACGTCGTGTTGACTTACATGCTATGGGAGTTATGGATCAGAGATATGTTGTCTCTACATGGGCTGATGTTGATGTACGTTCGGATATGAAGGACAATCATCATGTTAGTGGTCCACTTCGTTCGTTCCGTCTTTTGAAAGAGGGAGGAAAGAAGAGTCAACTTCTTGCAGCTGGAAACTTTAATGTGCGGGCTGATGTAGGCGCTAATAGTCTTGAAACTCACGTAAAAGGAAATCTATCTGAAGCTAATTTACATGCATTTGGATTTATAGATAAGCATTATATAACCTCTGCAGATGCTGATATTACGCTCCGCTCTGATATGAAGAAGTACTATGCTGTAAGCGGAAATGTAGGAAATCTATTACTAAGTGAACAGCGTAAGGGAGAGCGTGTACCATTAGCAGAAGGTAATTTTAACCTTGATGCAACCATGCGTGGTGAACAAATTGAAGGCTCAATAAATGGAGTATTCCCACGTGTAGACCTTTATCAGTTGGGAGTTGTTGACAAGGCTATGTCAAGTAGCTTCTCAGCTAATACCTCGTTTGCTATGTCTGGTAAAGACGACATGAATGTTCGTGGTTTGATAGGAGACCTTCGTGTTACCGATAAAGACCGCACCTACGCTCCCGGAGATGTAAACATCGATCTTATGAGTCGTCGTGATACTGTTCATGCTGTTTTGAATGGTGGAGATTTCCGTCTCAATACAGCGTTTAACAGTAGTGTTAATCAATTGACAGAAAGTGGAAAGAGAATTTATAAGGCTGTTCGTGAGCAATTGACTAATCGACGTATTGATCAGGCTGCAATACTTCGTCAGTTGCCTATGGGACATTTTACTCTTCGAAGTGGACGTGACAACTTATTCTCTAACTTGTTAGCACAAGATGGTTATGCCTTTAGTCAGGCTGATATAAATCTAACATCATCTCCTACAAAGGGACTTGATGGACGGATAAATATTGACTCTTTGGTATATAATGATATTCATTTAGATAGTATCAGAGCTGACCTTACCAGTATTGATGGCCAGTTGAACTATACACTATCTGTAAGAAATAATCCTAAGAACGCCTATCCTTATCATGGATACTTGCAAGGTGCACTCTATGAACATGGCTTGCAGACACATGCAACTATCCTTGATAATAAGGGAAAGACTGGCTTTGATTTGGCTATGCAGGCAGCTATGAAGGGTAGGGGAATACAACTTTCAATCATTTCTCCTCAGTCAATCTTAGGTTATAAGTCATTTACAGTTAACGACTCCAATTATATCTATATTGGTCATGACCGTCGTCTATCTGCTAATCTTCGCTTGGAGGCTGCTGATGGAACAGGTATGCTCGTTTCAACAGTAGACACTGATTCAACATCTTTGCAGAATGTAACACTATCAATGAACCATTTTGAGTTGGGTAATTTGCTTAAAGTCTTACCATTTGCACCGAAGTTGTCAGGTATGTTGGATGGTGACTACCACCTTGTTCAGACTGATAAAGAACTCACCATATCAAGTGATATGACTATTAAGAAGCTTGTTTATGAGAATAGTCCAATGGGTGATGTGGGTACACAGTTTGTTTATATGCCTAAGGGGGACGGTTCTCACTATGTGGATGGTATCATAACACAAAACGGAAAGGAAGTCGGTGTACTTTCAGGAACCTATAACAGTGAAGGGGCTGGAGAACTTGATGCTACTTTAGAGATGAATCGTTTCCCACTGAATTACGTCAATGGCTTTGTTCCTGACCAAATTGTAGGACTCGATGGAGTAGGAGAAGGTACGTTAACGGTAAAAGGTCCGCTGAAGAAGTTGGATATCAATGGTGAAGTTTATCTTGATTCGTCTTACTTGGTGAGTGTTCCATACGGTATAAAGATGCGCTTCGCTGATGATCCTGTTCAAATACGCAATAGCCATATTCAGTTTGAGAACTTTGAGCTATTTGCAAGTAATGGTTCACCACTTGACATATCAGGATACTTAGACTTCTCAGATCTGGACAAGATGAAGCTTGATGCGCAAATGAGAGCTAAGAACTTCCAAATTATTGATGCGAAGAAAAATCCTCGTTCAGAAGTTTATGGAAAGGCTTTTGTTGACTTTTCAGGACGAATAAATGGACTTTTAAGCAATTTACAGTTAACTGGTAAACTTGACGTTTTAGGTAGTACAGATGTTACATACGTGGTACGTGATGGTACACTTACTACGGATGATGAATTAAAAGACCTTGTTCAGTTTACTAACTTCAATGATTCTACAATTGATGTTATTAAACGTCCAGATATTATGGGCTTTACAATGGCTCTTAGTGTAGATATTGATGAGCAAGCACATGTCTTCTGTGCGTTGAATGCTGACCAGTCTAATTATGTCGACTTCGTTGGTGGTGGCAATCTACTTCTTAACTATGACCCAACAAATGGAGTGCAGGTTCGTGGTAGATATACGTTGAGTGATGGTAAGATGAAATACTCTTTGCCAGTTATTCCACTCCGCACTTTCAATATTAAAGACGGAAGTTATCTTGAGTTTACAGGTGATCCAATGAAGCCTACACTGAAAATTACTGCAACAGAAGAAGTAAGAACAAGTGTATCCAGTGGTTCTGGGGAAAGTAGAATCGTTGATTTTGAATGTGGTGTAAGTCTTAGCAAGCAATTCCCTAAACCTGGAGTTGAGTTTATCATCACCGCTCCAGATGATCAAGAGATGCAGAATATTCTTAATATCAAGAGTGTTGAGGAACGTTCAAAACTTGCAGTTACGATGTTGGCATCGGGTATGTACTTTGATGGCGATAACTCAGCAAGCGCCAATACAGCTATGAGTGGTGCATTAGCAGGCTTCCTACAGACACAGGTTAACTCTATTACGGGTAAGGCACTCAACTCAATGGGGCTCGACTTAACAGCCAACATGGAAAGTGCTGCCGATGTGAATGGTAACTTACACACAGACTATACCTTCAAGTTCTCAAAACGTTTGTGGAATAATCGCCTACGTATTATCATGGGTGGACGAGTATCTACAGGCTCACAGTTCTCTGAAGATAATGGTGCTTACTTCGATAATTTCTCACTTGAGTATCGTCTTAATCAGAAAGAAACAAAGTATTTGAAACTCTATTATGAGCGTGAGGCATACGATTGGTTGGAAGGTAACTTGAGTGAGTTTGGAGCTGGCTTCATGTGGCGCCGTAAGTTACGCCATTTCAAGGATATTTTCCGATTCAAAGAGGATAATTCTGTGGTAAAGCCACAGACAGAGAAGCCTAAACGCGACACATTAATCAACTTTGTAAATGAAAAGAAATAA
- a CDS encoding DUF1015 domain-containing protein → MAVIKPFKGIRPPKDLVESVASRPYDVLDSEEARAEAGDNEKSLYHIIKPEINFEVGTSEYDPRAYNSAVEQFQKFQDEGWLVQDDKEHYYIYAQTMNGKTQYGLVVGAYVDDYLTGNIKKHELTRRDKEEDRMKHVRICNANVEPVFFAYPDNQVLDSLLARYAATKPEYDFVAPDDGFRHQFWVITDEADIKTITEEFKKMPSLYIADGHHRSAAAALVGAEKAKNNPNHKGDEEYNYFMAVCFQASQLTILDYNRVIKDLNGMEVAEFLKALEKNFTVELKGQNEYRPAKLHEFSMYLDGNWYSLVAKPGTYDDNDPIGVLDVDISSRLILDELMGIKDLRSDKRIDFVGGLRGLGELKRRVDSGEMRWALALYPVSMQQIMDIADSGKIMPPKATWFEPKLRSGLVIHKLD, encoded by the coding sequence ATGGCAGTAATCAAACCTTTTAAAGGTATTCGCCCTCCAAAAGACTTAGTTGAATCTGTTGCCAGTCGTCCATACGATGTTTTGGATTCAGAAGAAGCACGCGCTGAAGCTGGTGACAACGAGAAGAGTTTATATCATATCATCAAACCAGAAATAAACTTTGAGGTTGGCACAAGTGAATATGATCCAAGAGCTTATAATAGTGCTGTTGAACAATTCCAGAAATTTCAAGATGAAGGCTGGTTAGTCCAAGACGATAAGGAACATTATTATATCTACGCACAAACAATGAATGGCAAGACTCAATATGGTCTTGTTGTTGGAGCGTATGTTGACGATTATCTGACTGGCAATATTAAGAAGCATGAATTGACACGTAGAGATAAGGAAGAGGACCGCATGAAACATGTTCGCATTTGTAATGCCAATGTTGAGCCTGTATTCTTTGCTTATCCTGACAATCAAGTTCTTGATAGCTTGTTGGCACGTTATGCTGCAACAAAGCCTGAATATGACTTTGTCGCACCTGATGATGGTTTCAGACATCAGTTCTGGGTAATCACTGATGAAGCTGACATCAAGACTATAACAGAGGAGTTTAAGAAGATGCCAAGTCTTTATATTGCAGACGGACACCATCGTTCTGCAGCTGCAGCTTTGGTAGGTGCTGAGAAAGCTAAGAATAATCCAAATCACAAGGGTGATGAAGAGTATAACTACTTCATGGCAGTATGCTTCCAAGCAAGTCAATTGACCATTCTTGACTATAATCGTGTTATCAAAGACTTAAATGGCATGGAAGTTGCAGAGTTCTTAAAAGCTTTGGAGAAGAACTTCACTGTTGAATTGAAAGGTCAGAACGAATATCGTCCTGCAAAGTTGCATGAGTTCTCAATGTATCTCGACGGAAACTGGTATAGCTTAGTAGCGAAACCTGGCACATACGATGATAATGACCCTATTGGTGTTCTTGATGTTGACATCTCAAGTCGACTGATTTTGGACGAACTGATGGGCATTAAGGATCTCCGTTCAGACAAACGTATAGACTTCGTTGGTGGTCTGCGTGGTCTTGGAGAGCTGAAGCGTCGTGTCGATAGTGGTGAAATGCGTTGGGCATTGGCACTCTATCCTGTATCTATGCAGCAGATAATGGACATTGCTGATAGTGGTAAGATTATGCCACCTAAGGCAACATGGTTTGAGCCAAAACTTCGTTCTGGTCTTGTCATCCATAAACTGGATTAA
- a CDS encoding IMPACT family protein has protein sequence MDSDKYKTIKEKAISEGYYSEKRSKFLAFAHHVDSVEEALEIVKEYRKKYYDARHCCYAYRVGFDGTEFRTNDDGEPSSTAGKPILGQIDSYGLTNTLICVIRYYGGINLGTGGLIVAYREAAADALANSEIEEKFIEEEVKYTFTYPMMNDVMRIIKEMNPRIVNQVFDNTCEVVLFIRKGQAEELRTRLKKLSFE, from the coding sequence ATGGATAGCGATAAATATAAGACAATAAAAGAGAAAGCGATTAGCGAGGGATATTACTCTGAAAAGCGGAGTAAGTTCCTCGCTTTTGCGCATCATGTTGACTCTGTTGAAGAAGCATTAGAGATTGTAAAAGAATATCGAAAGAAGTATTATGATGCACGTCATTGTTGTTATGCCTATAGAGTAGGCTTTGATGGAACAGAATTTCGTACAAATGATGATGGAGAACCATCTTCTACAGCAGGTAAGCCTATACTTGGACAAATTGACAGTTATGGATTAACAAATACACTTATTTGTGTTATTCGTTATTATGGAGGTATCAATCTTGGTACTGGTGGCTTGATTGTGGCTTATCGTGAAGCTGCTGCAGATGCTTTAGCAAATAGCGAGATTGAAGAAAAATTCATAGAGGAGGAAGTAAAATATACATTTACTTATCCGATGATGAACGATGTTATGCGAATTATTAAAGAAATGAATCCTCGCATTGTTAATCAAGTATTTGACAATACCTGCGAGGTTGTCCTTTTTATCAGAAAAGGGCAGGCAGAAGAACTGCGTACTCGACTGAAGAAGTTATCTTTTGAGTAA
- a CDS encoding NAD(P)-dependent oxidoreductase produces MKVLIATEKPFAPSAVQGITTELKNAGHEVVLLEKYTEKAELLEAVKDADAMIVRSDKVTPEVLDAAKQLKIVVRAGAGYDSIDTAYAKEKNVVVENTPGQNSNAVAELVFGLLVYAIRNFYNGKAGTELMDKKIGILAFGNVGRNVARIAKGFGMEVYAYDAFCPAEAIEAAGVHACKTQDELFQVCDVISLHIPATPQTVKSIDYRLVNLLPKKGILVNTARKEVINEEELLKLMAEREDLKFVTDIMPDADAEFKKFEGRYFSTPKKMGAQTAEANNKAGIAAAKQINAFFATGDTTFQVNK; encoded by the coding sequence ATGAAAGTTTTAATTGCAACTGAAAAACCATTTGCACCATCTGCAGTGCAAGGTATTACAACAGAACTTAAGAATGCAGGACATGAGGTTGTTCTACTTGAAAAATATACAGAGAAAGCTGAATTGCTTGAAGCAGTAAAAGATGCTGATGCAATGATTGTACGCTCTGATAAAGTTACACCAGAAGTACTTGACGCAGCTAAACAGTTGAAGATAGTTGTTCGTGCAGGTGCTGGTTATGACTCTATTGACACAGCCTATGCCAAGGAGAAAAATGTTGTTGTAGAAAACACTCCAGGTCAGAACTCTAATGCAGTTGCTGAACTTGTATTTGGTTTGTTGGTATATGCTATACGTAATTTCTATAATGGCAAGGCAGGCACCGAATTGATGGACAAGAAAATTGGTATTCTTGCTTTCGGTAATGTTGGTCGTAATGTAGCTCGTATCGCCAAAGGCTTTGGTATGGAAGTGTACGCATACGATGCATTCTGCCCAGCAGAGGCTATTGAAGCAGCGGGTGTTCATGCTTGTAAGACACAGGATGAATTATTCCAAGTTTGTGATGTTATTTCACTCCATATCCCTGCAACTCCACAGACCGTTAAGAGTATTGATTATCGTTTAGTTAACCTTCTCCCAAAGAAGGGTATTCTCGTTAATACAGCCCGCAAGGAAGTTATTAATGAGGAGGAACTTCTGAAGTTGATGGCTGAGCGTGAAGACTTGAAGTTTGTGACTGATATTATGCCTGACGCTGATGCTGAGTTCAAGAAGTTTGAAGGTCGCTACTTCTCTACACCTAAGAAGATGGGTGCTCAGACGGCTGAAGCCAATAATAAAGCTGGTATCGCAGCAGCAAAACAAATTAATGCATTCTTTGCTACAGGTGATACAACATTCCAAGTAAACAAATAA